ATCTTGGCATCAGCAAATTTTTCGTGGAGAACATTTTCCTGACCAGTCCGCTGCATGATATCGGCAAAGTCGGCATTCCCGATGCCGTACTGCTGAAGCCGGGCCGGTTAACGGAACAGGAACGGGAAGAGATGAAAAAACACGCGCGGATCGGCTATTCAACCCTGCGGGAAGCGCTGATCAAGTACCCGCAGACCGATTACCTGCAGATGGGAGCGGAAATCGCCCTTTATCATCACGAAAAATACGACGGCACGGGTTATCCGGAGCGCTTGGCCGGTGCGGAGATTCCCCTGGCCGCCAGGATCGTGGCGTTGGCCGATGTCTATGATGCCCTGACCAGTCAACGCGCCTACAAGGCCGCCTGGCCCCATGATCAGGCGGTTGAGGCCATTGTTGCCGAATCCGGAAAACATTTTGATCCATTGATTGTCCGCGCCTTTGTCAGCTGCGCCGACCAATTCGCCCTGGTTAAGAGCATGTTCGCTTGAACAGGACAAAGATATTTCGGGAGTCCATCATGCAAACAATCTATCATCCTGAATGTGACCAACTGGTTCATGACAGCCGGCTCTCTTGCCTGCCCATGCAAAGTTTTAGCTTTCAACTGGAACAGCAATGCATTGAGATCTCCGCAACCCTCAACCGCTACCCTGAGGTCCCCGGCGTTCTCCTTTTCGAGCAAAGCCGGTTTCATTCCATGATTTCCAGACAACGCTTTATTGAAACCATGAACCAGCCCTACAGCAAAGAGCTGTTCAGCCATCGAAAAATCAAGAAGCTGGCCCGGCAATTCTCGGCTGCTACGTTGGTTTTCAGTGCCGACACCTACATCGGGAAAGCTGTTGAAATCTGTCTGAACCGATCCGTAGAGCAGCTTGCTGAGCCGCTGGTGGTTATCAAAGACGAAATCTACTACGTTTTGGACGTCCACCAATTGCTGATTGCCCATGCGCAGATTTTTTCTGCCACGGTCAAAAAACTGCGCGAGGAGATCAGCCATTCGAACCTGTTGCGGGAACAGCTGGAGGTTGCCAACAAGGCAGCGGAAGAGTTGGCGCGGCGGGACGGGCTGACCGGCATTCCCAATCGTCGGCGGATGGATGAGTACCTGGCCAGCGAGTGGCAGCGGGCGGTGCGTGATAAAACCGTCTTGTCCATCATTCTGATCGATATCGACCACTTCAAAAACTTCAACGATACTTATGGACACCAGGCCGGCGATGAGGCCCTGATCAGGGTTGCCGGCTGTCTCAAGGAGCAGATTCACCGCCCCGCGGACATGGTCGCCCGCTACGGTGGGGAGGAATTCCTGATCGTCCTGCCGGATACGCCCCTGGATGGCGCCTATTCCCTGGCGGAGAAAATGCGCCGGGCCGTGGCCGATCTCCACATCGAAAACCGCGGTGCGGCCACCGCCGGCTTCCTCAGCATCAGCTGCGGCCTGTCCTGTATCGATTCAAGCGGGGACAATATTCTCGACCGCCTCATCCAATCGGCGGACCAGGCTCTTTATGAAGCCAAGCAGGGGGGGCGCAACCGGGTTTATATCACGCCACCCGGCTCAGCAGCAGCTGCGGCTCCGGTTGCTGTACACCGGCCTGATCATCAATCCGGCCGCACCGGGCAGACAGTTTGAACCGTTCCAGCATCAGCTGTAACTGGCCGGCCTGCTGATTCAGGTTATCGGCTGCGATAGAACTTTCGGTGGCTGAGATTTCATTCATTTCCGTGACCCGGTCAATCTGCTCCAAGGCGGTATTAACCGCGCTGATCTCTTCCACCTGGTGTTGGGATGCCTCCGCAATCTCCGCTGCCAGGACGGATATCTTGCCGACCTTTTCAGTCATCTGTTCCAAAGAAAGTGCCGTATCCTTGGCCAGCACCACCCCGGAGCTGATCTTATCCTGAGACCCGCCGATCAATTCGGCAATCTCCCCGGCAGCCTTGCTGCTCCGGTTGGCCAGCCCGCGGACCTCTTCGGCGACCACGGCAAACCCTTTGCCGTGCTGACCGGCCCGGGCCGCTTCGACCGCTGCATTCAAGGCCAACAGGTTGGTCTGAAAAGCGATTTCATCGATCACTTTCATGATTTTGCCGATATCGAGACTGACCGCGTTGATATTCTGCATGGAATCGACCACGTTCTGCATCTCTGCCCGGCTGCTCCGGGCCGCCAGCTGTAATTCGCTCAGCAATTGATCCGCGGTTGCCGCGCTACGGCTGTTCTCTTCCGACTGACTGGTGATATTGGCAATCGCTCCGGCCAATTGGTCAAGAGCTTGCGACTGGCGACCGGTGCCGGCCGACAGGGTGCGGCTCGATGCGGAGATCTTTTCCGCCCCATCCAACACCTCCGCCCCGGCTTCCCTGATCTGGCCCATGAAGTCGTTGAGGGAGTCATTCACCACCTCCAGAGGCTCGCGGATCAAACCTGTCGCTTTGAAGGTAAAATCCCCCTGCCCCAGATGATCGAAGGCGGAGAGGATTTCATGTTCCAGGTGATCGGCAAACTGGTCAAGCACCGCACCCATCCGCCCCAATTCATCCTTCCGGCGTAACTTCAAGCGCCGGTCGAGTTGCCCTTGGCTCATCCCGTCGAGCATGGCGACAATGGCCGAGATCGGCCGGACCACCGAGCGCGTGGTCAGAATCAGGCTGAGCAGACCGACCGCAATAAGCAGCGTCAGCAAAACCTTGCCGGTCAGGT
This genomic window from Pelobacter seleniigenes DSM 18267 contains:
- a CDS encoding methyl-accepting chemotaxis protein, with translation MRIATRLALGFAVVILLSLMLYAVFSWGTNDIRTAHRQTEAALTAARAAAKRSALVDSQLKRIESLRTALKLSSVQVQGEMLMNAAALDLGILGKSSRTLAEFISGETGAEITQLLGQSNGWLQRVDQDYQHLQTLGEELENSWRPRHEGLAEALGDLKKTLLNWNLQVTNMLFVQSSLGELIYEDEADTPVAEFMAGPIYQKFADQVPELKAAFANTQKPNQALFAGVDQLDTLAMMGQWEKARLLYRDIFPVNIKSMVVELDKVMTLENSIMHQQSKAGALLNNDLQPLVTDMDSVLRGVAEQLQQLQDDAGIAVTKTAEEVLAGSEQIKVRLASIDLTGKVLLTLLIAVGLLSLILTTRSVVRPISAIVAMLDGMSQGQLDRRLKLRRKDELGRMGAVLDQFADHLEHEILSAFDHLGQGDFTFKATGLIREPLEVVNDSLNDFMGQIREAGAEVLDGAEKISASSRTLSAGTGRQSQALDQLAGAIANITSQSEENSRSAATADQLLSELQLAARSSRAEMQNVVDSMQNINAVSLDIGKIMKVIDEIAFQTNLLALNAAVEAARAGQHGKGFAVVAEEVRGLANRSSKAAGEIAELIGGSQDKISSGVVLAKDTALSLEQMTEKVGKISVLAAEIAEASQHQVEEISAVNTALEQIDRVTEMNEISATESSIAADNLNQQAGQLQLMLERFKLSARCGRIDDQAGVQQPEPQLLLSRVA
- a CDS encoding GGDEF domain-containing protein: MQTIYHPECDQLVHDSRLSCLPMQSFSFQLEQQCIEISATLNRYPEVPGVLLFEQSRFHSMISRQRFIETMNQPYSKELFSHRKIKKLARQFSAATLVFSADTYIGKAVEICLNRSVEQLAEPLVVIKDEIYYVLDVHQLLIAHAQIFSATVKKLREEISHSNLLREQLEVANKAAEELARRDGLTGIPNRRRMDEYLASEWQRAVRDKTVLSIILIDIDHFKNFNDTYGHQAGDEALIRVAGCLKEQIHRPADMVARYGGEEFLIVLPDTPLDGAYSLAEKMRRAVADLHIENRGAATAGFLSISCGLSCIDSSGDNILDRLIQSADQALYEAKQGGRNRVYITPPGSAAAAAPVAVHRPDHQSGRTGQTV